One stretch of Pomacea canaliculata isolate SZHN2017 linkage group LG1, ASM307304v1, whole genome shotgun sequence DNA includes these proteins:
- the LOC112561265 gene encoding putative peroxisomal-coenzyme A synthetase, whose protein sequence is MEAASAFSDKIKVAYGGTEFGMISFPDVDDPNKYNDFDCGTPTLGVEIKIVNTEHEGTIMPTGERGLILVKHVDSRVQLLNEPDATKALYTSDGFFRTGDIGKLTADGHLIVEGRGSDAISRGMYIFYPGWLETRIRRCPGVVDVAVVGVPDPVVGEELCACLLLESDDITVQSVQEFVEKDIVTSIDDPLSKNKTSRDISSWYV, encoded by the exons ATGGAAGCAGCTTCAGCTTTTTCTGACAAAATTAAGGTCGCCTATGGAGGAACCGAATTTGGGATGATATCATTCCCCGACGTAGATGACCCAAACAAGTATAACGACTTCGACTGCGGTACTCCTACTCTAGGGGTAGAGATAAAGATCGTCAACACTGAACATGAGGGTACAATCATGCCAACTGGAGAACGTGGTCTTATTTTGGTTAAGCACGTGGACAGTAGAGTCCAATTACTCAATGAACCTGATGCCACAAAAGCACTCTATACCTCAGATGGCTTTTTTCGAACAGGTGACATAGGGAAGCTCACCGCTGATGGTCACCTCATTGTGGAAGGTCGAGGCAGCGACGCCATTTCTCGTGGCATGTATATTTTCTACCCTGGGTGGCTAGAAACTCGAATTCGTCGGTGTCCCGGAGTGGTGGACGTGGCGGTGGTAGGTGTGCCGGATCCCGTGGTCGGCGAAGAGCTCTGCGCGTGCTTGTTGCTGGAGTCGGACGACATCACCGTGCAGTCAGTACAAGAGTTTGTAGAGAAGGACATCGTGACCTCCATCGATGACCCACTTTCAAAGAACAAgacc tccagggatattagttcgtggtatGTATAA
- the LOC112566169 gene encoding acyl-CoA synthetase family member 2, mitochondrial-like — protein sequence MAAYTTITGALQLHAKHIPQRPAFIFHDCQGGRQVLTYELIYRLGGRWAAVLKASGLGRGHFILNTLPNSPERAVCETGLLMSGAVSVNGQCQLADGSDILYGLNKSQATAIVIDPDVHNIPWNALRTSLELIGQNYVASEKLPSLRKVFFIRRREKGSDDDFLSHLENLNDWFYDDSISVDDICSVFTTSGSTGFSKLVVKTHGDIVNFVKNMESDNYEIPEHLIQFIISPFGWVGGFVGYMFIAATTRVLFDIRTGIPDDIAELIYQTIQEERCDTCFISPIYILQIFNKRRALLEEQKKQGCERSVFDSDWKLKQLFLAGQPITKQIIEAASAFSDKIKVGYGGTDIGMISFLDVDDPNKYNDFDCGTPTPGVEIKIVNTEDEGTIMPTGERGLILVKHVDSRVQLLNDPDATKALYTSDGFFRTGDIGKLTADGHLIVEGRGSDAISRGMYIFYPGWLETRIRRCPGVVDVAVVGVPDPVVGEELCACLLLESDDITVKSVQEFVEKDIVSSIDDPLSPRPRFYLKFDSFPLTSTDKTFRRVIREEAAARLSKKDEEI from the coding sequence ATGGCAGCCTACACGACAATCACCGGGGCCTTGCAGCTTCATGCTAAGCACATACCACAGCGTCCGGCATTCATCTTCCACGACTGCCAGGGTGGTCGCCAGGTCCTCACCTACGAGCTCATCTATCGTCTTGGTGGACGGTGGGCCGCTGTACTCAAGGCATCGGGCTTGGGGCGTGGTCACTTCATCCTCAACACGCTGCCCAACTCTCCCGAGAGAGCTGTGTGCGAGACGGGCCTCCTCATGTCGGGGGCCGTCTCCGTCAACGGTCAGTGTCAGCTGGCAGACGGCTCCGACATCCTATACGGACTGAACAAATCTCAAGCCACAGCTATCGTCATCGACCCTGACGTCCACAACATCCCGTGGAACGCGCTCAGGACCAGCCTGGAACTCATCGGCCAAAACTATGTCGCTTCTGAGAAGCTCCCGAGTCTCAGGAAAGTCTTCTTTATTCGGCGACGCGAAAAGGGTAGCGACGACGACTTTCTGAGTCACCTGGAAAACCTCAACGACTGGTTCTACGACGACAGTATCAGTGTGGATGACATCTGCTCGGTCTTCACCACCTCGGGCAGCACTGGCTTTTCTAAGCTGGTCGTCAAAACGCACGGCGACATAGTAAATTTCGTAAAGAATATGGAGTCTGACAACTATGAAATTCCAGAACATTTAATACAATTCATTATTTCTCCCTTTGGCTGGGTAGGAGGATTTGTGGGATACATGTTTATCGCAGCGACCACCCGAGTTCTTTTCGATATAAGAACTGGGATACCTGACGATATAGCTGAACTTATATATCAAACGATACAAGAAGAAAGATGTGATACTTGTTTCATTTCACCAATATatattcttcaaatttttaataaaagaagagcgttgttggaagaacaaaagaaacaggGCTGTGAACGGTCTGTTTTCGACAGCGACTGGAAATTAAAACAGCTCTTTCTTGCTGGGCAGCCGATAACTAAACAAATCATAGAAGCAGCATCAGCTTTTTCTGACAAAATTAAGGTCGGCTATGGGGGAACCGACATTGGGATGATATCATTCCTCGACGTAGATGACCCAAACAAGTATAACGACTTCGACTGCGGTACTCCTACTCCAGGGGTAGAGATAAAGATCGTCAACACTGAAGATGAGGGTACAATCATGCCAACTGGAGAACGTGGCCTTATTTTGGTCAAGCACGTGGACAGTAGAGTCCAATTACTCAATGACCCTGATGCCACAAAAGCACTCTATACCTCAGATGGCTTTTTTCGAACTGGTGACATAGGGAAGCTCACCGCTGATGGTCACCTCATCGTGGAAGGTCGAGGCAGCGACGCCATTTCTCGTGGTATGTATATTTTCTACCCTGGGTGGCTTGAAACTCGAATTCGTCGGTGTCCCGGAGTGGTGGACGTGGCGGTGGTAGGTGTGCCGGATCCCGTGGTCGGCGAAGAGCTCTGCGCGTGCTTGTTGCTGGAGTCGGACGACATCACCGTGAAGTCAGTACAAGAGTTTGTAGAGAAGGACATCGTTTCCTCCATCGATGACCCACTTTCACCGAGACCCAGATTTTACTTGAAGTTTGACTCGTTTCCTTTGACCAGCACAGACAAGACGTTTCGCAGGGTAATCAGGGAAGAAGCAGCAGCTCGTCTctcaaagaaagatgaagaaatctAA
- the LOC112561258 gene encoding uncharacterized protein LOC112561258, with protein MADFTTVTGALQQYAKLVPQRPAFIFHDCHGGRQVLTYELIYRLGGRWAAVLKASGLGRGHFILNTLPNSPERAVCETGLLMSGAFSVNGQCQLADGSDILHGLQKSQAMAIVIDPDFHNIPWNALRTCLQLIGQNDVACEKLPSLRKVFFIRRNEKGSDDDFLSHLENLDDWFYDDEITADDICTVFTTSGSTGFSKLVVKTHGDIVRTAKKMETVNYVSPESLKRFSIALFGWVGGYLGYTFVAADTRVLFDFRTGIPDDMAELIYRTIQEEKCDTGFVAPIYMHKSPLTSDGFIRTGDIGKLTADGHLIVEGRGSDAISRGVYIFYPGWLETRIRRCPGVVDVAVVGVPDPGVGEELCACLLLESDDITVQSLQEFVEKDIVTSINDPLSPRPRFYLKFDSFPLTRTDKTFRRFIRDEATVRLSKQG; from the exons ATGGCAGATTTCACGACAGTCACCGGGGCCTTGCAACAATATGCTAAACTCGTACCACAACGTCCGGCATTCATCTTCCACGACTGCCACGGGGGTCGCCAGGTCCTCACCTACGAGCTCATCTATCGTCTGGGTGGACGGTGGGCCGCTGTACTCAAGGCATCGGGCTTGGGGCGTGGTCACTTCATCCTCAACACGCTGCCTAATTCTCCCGAGAGAGCTGTGTGCGAGACGGGCCTCCTCATGTCGGGGGCCTTCTCCGTCAACGGTCAGTGTCAGCTGGCAGACGGCTCCGACATCCTACACGGACTGCAGAAATCTCAAGCCATGGCTATCGTCATCGACCCTGACTTCCACAACATCCCCTGGAACGCGCTCAGGACCTGCCTGCAACTCATCGGCCAAAACGATGTCGCTTGTGAGAAGCTCCCAAGTCTCCGGAAAGTCTTCTTTATTCGGCGAAACGAAAAGGGTAGCGACGACGACTTTCTGAGTCACCTGGAAAATCTGGACGACTGGTTCTACGACGACGAAATCACCGCGGATGACATCTGCACGGTCTTCACCACCTCGGGCAGCACTGGCTTTTCTAAGCTTGTCGTCAAAACTCACGGCGACATAGTACGTACAGCCAAGAAAATGGAGACTGTCAACTATGTTTCTCCCGAATCTTTAAAACGATTCTCCATTGCTCTTTTTGGCTGGGTAGGGGGTTATCTGGGATACACGTTTGTGGCAGCCGACACCCGAGTTCTTTTCGACTTTAGAACTGGGATACCCGACGACATGGCTGAACTCATATATCGAACAATACAAGAAGAGAAATGTGATACTGGCTTCGTTGCACCAATTTAT ATGCACAAAAGCCCTTTAACATCAGATGGCTTCATTCGAACAGGTGACATAGGAAAGCTCACTGCTGATGGTCACCTCATTGTGGAAGGTCGAGGCAGCGACGCCATTTCTCGAGGTGTGTATATTTTCTACCCTGGGTGGCTGGAAACTCGAATTCGTCGGTGTCCCGGAGTGGTGGACGTGGCGGTGGTAGGTGTGCCGGATCCTGGGGTCGGCGAAGAGCTCTGCGCGTGCTTGTTGCTGGAGTCGGACGACATCACCGTGCAGTCGCTACAAGAGTTTGTAGAGAAGGACATCGTGACCTCCATCAATGACCCACTTTCACCGAGACCAAGATTTTACTTGAAGTTTGACTCGTTTCCTTTGACCCGCACAGACAAGACGTTTCGCCGTTTTATCAGAGACGAGGCAACAGTTCGTCTATCTAAACAAGGATGA
- the LOC112570389 gene encoding LOW QUALITY PROTEIN: uncharacterized protein LOC112570389 (The sequence of the model RefSeq protein was modified relative to this genomic sequence to represent the inferred CDS: deleted 2 bases in 1 codon; substituted 1 base at 1 genomic stop codon): MCFQYITNRDSELSHEDTPLSVNWKKRKVLTQELWRLSRQSPGPCSYMLNSYHNVRHSSSTTATGVARSSPTRLIYRLGGRWAAVLKASGLGRGHFILNTLPNSPERAVCETGILLSGAVSVNGQCQLADGSDILHGLDKSQATAIVLDPDVDNSPWNPLRTRLQLSGQNDVACEKLPSLRKVFFIRRSEKGSDDDFLSHLENQRLVLRRQYQCGXPARSSPPRAALAFSKLVVKTHKDTVRFAKKSESDSDEIPEPLKQFIISPFGWAGGFLGYMFIAAATRVLFDMRTGIPDDMAELIYRTIQEEKCDTGFVAPIYMLQIFNKRKALLEEQKKQGYQRSIFDNDWKLKELFLGGQPITKQIMEAASAFSDKIKVGYGGTDIGMISFLDVDDPNKYNDFDCGIPASWVEVKIVNTEDEGTIMPTGERGLILVRHIGKRVQLLNDPDATKALLTSDGFIRTGDIGKLTADGHLIVEGRGSDAISRGMYIFYPGWLETRIRRCPGVVDVAMVGVPDPVVGEELCACLLLESDDITVQSVREFVEKDIVTSINDPLSPRPRFYLKFDSFPLTSTDKTYRRVIRDEATARVSNKDELHRAS; the protein is encoded by the exons ATGTGTTTCCAGTACATCACAAACAGGGACAGTGAGCTGTCACATGAAGACACACCTTTGTCTGTTAACTG gaaaaaaagaaaggttttgaCCCAGGAACTATGGCGGCTTTCACGACAATCACCGGGGCCTTGCAGCTATATGCTAAACTCGTACCACAACGTCCGGCATTCATCTTCCACGACTGCCACGGGGGTCGCCAGGTCCTCACCTACGAGGCTCATCTATCGTCTGGGTGGACGGTGGGCCGCTGTACTCAAGGCATCGGGCTTGGGGCGTGGTCACTTCATCCTCAACACGCTGCCCAACTCTCCCGAGAGAGCTGTGTGCGAGACAGGCATCCTCCTGTCGGGGGCCGTCTCCGTCAACGGTCAGTGTCAGCTAGCAGACGGCTCCGACATCCTACACGGACTGGACAAATCTCAAGCCACGGCTATCGTCCTCGACCCTGATGTCGACAACAGTCCCTGGAATCCGCTCAGGACCCGCCTGCAACTCAGCGGCCAAAACGATGTCGCTTGTGAGAAGCTCCCGAGTCTCCGCAAAGTCTTCTTTATTCGGCGAAGTGAAAAGGGCAGCGACGACGATTTTCTGAGTCACCTGGAAAATCAACGATTGGTTCTACGACGACAGTATCAGTGTGGATGAC CTGCACGGTCTTCACCACCTCGGGCAGCACTGGCTTTCTCTAAGCTCGTCGTCAAAACGCACAAGGACACGGTGCGTTTCGCAAAGAAGAGTGAGTCTGACAGCGATGAAATTCCAGAACCTTTAAAACAATTCATTATTTCTCCCTTTGGCTGGGCAGGTGGATTTCTGGGATACATGTTTATCGCAGCTGCCACCCGAGTTCTTTTCGACATGAGAACTGGGATACCCGACGACATGGCTGAACTCATATATCGAACAATACAAGAAGAGAAATGTGATACTGGCTTTGTTGCACCAATTTATATGCTTCAAATATTTAACAAGAGAAAAGCGTTGTtggaagaacaaaagaaacaggGCTATCAACGGTCTATTTTCGACAACGACTGGAAACTAAAAGAGCTCTTTCTTGGAGGGCAGCCGATAACTAAACAAATCATGGAAGCAGCTTCAGCTTTTTCTGACAAAATTAAGGTCGGCTATGGAGGAACCGACATTGGAATGATATCATTCCTCGACGTAGATGACCCAAACAAGTATAACGACTTCGACTGCGGCATTCCCGCTTCATGGGTGGAGGTCAAGATCGTCAACACTGAAGATGAGGGGACAATCATGCCAACTGGAGAACGTGGCCTTATTTTGGTGAGGCACATTGGCAAAAGAGTTCAATTACTCAATGACCCTGATGCCACAAAAGCCCTCTTGACTTCAGATGGCTTCATTCGAACAGGTGACATCGGGAAGCTCACTGCTGATGGTCACCTCATTGTAGAAGGTCGAGGCAGCGACGCCATTTCTCGTGGTATGTATATTTTCTACCCTGGGTGGCTGGAAACTCGAATTCGTCGGTGTCCCGGAGTGGTGGACGTGGCGATGGTAGGTGTGCCGGATCCCGTGGTCGGCGAAGAGCTCTGCGCGTGCTTGTTGCTGGAGTCGGACGACATCACCGTGCAGTCAGTACGAGAGTTTGTAGAGAAGGACATCGTGACCTCCATCAATGACCCACTTTCACCGAGACCAAGATTTTACTTGAAGTTTGACTCGTTTCCTTTGACGAGCACAGACAAGACGTATCGTCGTGTTATCAGAGACGAGGCAACAGCTCGTGTTTCAAATAAAGATGAATTACACAGAGCATCTTAG
- the LOC112565460 gene encoding acyl-CoA synthetase family member 2, mitochondrial-like, with protein MAAYTTITGALQLHAKHIPQRPAFIFHDCQGGRQVLTYELIYRLGGRWAAVLKASGLGRGHFILNTLPNSPERAVCETGILLSGAVSVNGQCQLADGSDILHGLQKSQATAIVLDPDVHNSPWNPLRTHLELIGQNDVACEKLPSLRKVFFIRRREKGSDDDFLSHLENLDDWFYDDSISVDDICGVFTTSGSTGFSKLVVKTHGDIAHFVKKYESDSYEIPEPLIRFVISPFGWVGGFVGSMFIAGTTRVLFDMRIGIPDDIAELIYRTIQEERCDTCFISPIYFLQIFNKRRALLEEQKKQRYERSVFDSDWKLKELFLGGQPITKQIMEAASAFSDKIKVGYGGTDIGMISFLDVDDINKYNDFDCGSPAPGVEIKIVNTEDEGTIMPTGERGLILVKHMDTVISYLNDPDATKALYTSDGFIRTGDIGKLTYDGHLIVEGRGSDAISRGMYIFYPGWLETRIRRCPGVVDVAVVGVPDPVVGEELCACLLLESDDITVQSVREFVEKDIVTSIDDPLSPRPRFYFKFDSFPLTSTDKTYRRVIRDEATARVSNKDEIQLHSAS; from the coding sequence ATGGCAGCCTACACGACAATCACCGGGGCCTTGCAGCTTCATGCTAAGCACATACCACAGCGTCCGGCATTCATCTTCCATGACTGCCAGGGTGGTCGCCAGGTCCTCACCTACGAGCTCATCTATCGTCTTGGTGGACGGTGGGCCGCTGTACTCAAGGCATCGGGCTTGGGGCGTGGTCACTTCATCCTCAACACGCTGCCCAACTCTCCCGAGAGAGCTGTGTGCGAGACGGGCATCCTGCTGTCGGGGGCCGTCTCCGTCAACGGTCAGTGTCAGCTGGCAGACGGCTCCGACATCCTACACGGACTGCAGAAATCTCAAGCCACAGCTATCGTCCTCGACCCTGACGTCCACAACAGCCCCTGGAATCCGCTCAGGACCCACCTGGAACTCATCGGCCAAAACGATGTCGCTTGTGAGAAGCTCCCGAGTCTCAGGAAAGTCTTCTTTATTCGGCGACGTGAAAAGGGCAGCGACGACGACTTTCTGAGTCACCTGGAAAATCTTGACGATTGGTTCTACGACGACAGTATCAGTGTGGATGACATCTGCGGGGTCTTCACCACCTCTGGCAGCACTGGCTTCTCTAAGCTCGTCGTCAAAACGCACGGCGACATAGCACATTTCGTAAAGAAGTATGAGTCTGACAGCTATGAAATTCCAGAACCTTTAATACGATTCGTTATTTCTCCCTTTGGCTGGGTAGGAGGATTTGTGGGATCCATGTTTATCGCAGGGACCACCCGAGTTCTTTTCGATATGAGAATTGGGATACCTGACGATATAGCTGAACTTATATATCGAACGATACAAGAAGAAAGATGTGATACTTGTTTCATTTCAccaatatattttcttcaaatttttaataaaagaagagcgttgttggaagaacaaaagaaacagcGCTATGAACGTTCTGTTTTCGACAGCGACTGGAAATTAAAAGAGCTCTTTCTAGGTGGGCAGCCGATAACTAAACAAATCATGGAAGCAGCTTCAGCTTTTTCTGACAAAATTAAGGTCGGTTATGGAGGAACCGACATTGGAATGATATCATTCCTCGACGTAGATGACATAAACAAGTATAACGACTTCGACTGCGGTTCTCCTGCTCCAGGGGTAGAGATAAAGATCGTCAACACTGAAGACGAGGGTACAATCATGCCAACTGGAGAACGTGGCCTTATTTTGGTCAAGCACATGGATACAGTTATTAGTTACCTCAATGACCCTGATGCCACAAAAGCACTCTATACCTCAGATGGCTTCATTCGAACAGGTGACATAGGGAAGCTCACCTATGATGGTCATCTCATTGTGGAAGGTCGAGGCAGCGACGCCATTTCTCGTGGTATGTATATTTTCTACCCTGGGTGGCTGGAAACTCGAATTCGTCGGTGTCCCGGAGTGGTGGACGTGGCGGTGGTAGGTGTGCCGGATCCCGTGGTCGGCGAAGAGCTCTGCGCGTGCTTGTTGCTGGAGTCGGACGACATCACCGTGCAGTCGGTACGAGAGTTTGTAGAGAAGGACATCGTGACCTCCATCGATGACCCACTTTCACCGAGACCGAGATTTTACTTTAAGTTTGACTCGTTTCCCTTGACGAGCACAGACAAGACGTATCGTCGTGTTATCAGAGACGAGGCAACTGCTCGTGTTTCAAATAAAGATGAAATTCAATTACACAGCGCATCTTAG